One segment of Podarcis muralis chromosome 17, rPodMur119.hap1.1, whole genome shotgun sequence DNA contains the following:
- the LOC114587729 gene encoding protein phosphatase 1 regulatory subunit 3F isoform X3 codes for MARAGAASSPAPPPPLPALPLAREEAAAVAEEDEEEEEDPPSRTLVPRSSPVPRPQHPAAAAGGGSSSSSGDEDEEQQQQQPEQRPPPRLPGPLCPPPPAGPLSPHGQGQQPPQHVPATAAMEEPAQNAAGRHVLFADALGLPLARWRRYQPWPPPSPESPPEVVPPLASSQPPSHPTPYFLPSFVLQPAGQGEEEKLGRLRQAKVELEELLPPEPGEPRVLRGTVRVLNVSYHKAVHVRASRDRWQSHRDYAALYIPGGSPDGGLTDRFAFRLEFGDEDEEEEEEGGPRLDFVVRYQTEEGVYWANNDGRNYSVVLKGAAPSQGVPKRSGKEGESRRLKSCMRPIRIRSSENELRIEDIAQTVCTEDSRTHNHHQLPRKEGTF; via the coding sequence ATGGCCCGCGCGGGGGCCGCCTCCTCCCCCGCGCCGCCGCCCCCGCTGCCCGCCTTGCCCCTGGCtcgggaggaggcggcggcggtggcggaggaggacgaggaggaggaggaagaccccCCGTCCCGGACCCTGGTGCCCCGCTCCTCCCCGGTGCCCAGGCCCCAgcaccccgccgccgccgccggcgggggaagcagctcctcctcggGCGACGAGgacgaggagcagcagcagcagcagcccgagcAGCGCCCGCCCCCCCGCTTGCCAGGGCCCCTCTGCCCGCCGCCCCCGGCTGGCCCGCTCTCCCCGCATGGCCAAGGGCAGCAGCCCCCGCAGCATGTCCCCGCCACCGCTGCCATGGAGGAGCCCGCCCAGAACGCTGCAGGCCGGCACGTGCTCTTCGCCGATGCCCTGGGCCTGCCCTTGGCCCGCTGGCGGCGCTATCAGCCCTGGCCACCACCATCTCCTGAGTCCCCCCCTGAGGTGGTGCCCCCCTTGGCCTCTTCCCAGCCACCCTCCCATCCTACCCCCTACTTTCTGCCCTCTTTTGTGTTGCAACCGGCGGGGCAAGGTGAGGAGGAGAAGCTTGGGCGCCTGCGCCAGGCCAAGGTGGAGCTGGAAGAGCTGCTGCCCCCAGAGCCAGGGGAGCCCCGGGTCTTGCGTGGCACCGTGCGGGTGCTCAACGTTTCTTACCACAAGGCTGTGCACGTGCGGGCCAGCCGAGACCGGTGGCAGAGTCACCGGGACTACGCTGCCCTCTATATTCCAGGGGGTTCGCCAGACGGGGGCCTGACGGACCGCTTTGCTTTCCGCCTGGAATTTGGCGAtgaggatgaggaagaggaagaggaaggagggccCCGGCTTGACTTTGTGGTGCGCTACCAGACCGAGGAGGGCGTCTACTGGGCCAACAATGACGGCAGGAACTACAGTGTGGTACTGAAGGGGGCTGCACCTTCCCAGGGTGTGCCCAAGAGGTCTGGCAAAGAGGGCGAATCACGAAGACTCAAGAGCTGCATGAGGCCAATCAGAATCAG
- the LOC114587729 gene encoding protein phosphatase 1 regulatory subunit 3F isoform X4 has translation MARAGAASSPAPPPPLPALPLAREEAAAVAEEDEEEEEDPPSRTLVPRSSPVPRPQHPAAAAGGGSSSSSGDEDEEQQQQQPEQRPPPRLPGPLCPPPPAGPLSPHGQGQQPPQHVPATAAMEEPAQNAAGRHVLFADALGLPLARWRRYQPWPPPSPESPPEVVPPLASSQPPSHPTPYFLPSFVLQPAGQGEEEKLGRLRQAKVELEELLPPEPGEPRVLRGTVRVLNVSYHKAVHVRASRDRWQSHRDYAALYIPGGSPDGGLTDRFAFRLEFGDEDEEEEEEGGPRLDFVVRYQTEEGVYWANNDGRNYSVVLKGAAPSQGVPKRSGKEGESRRLKSCMRPIRIRSSENELRIEDIAQTVCTEDNAPL, from the coding sequence ATGGCCCGCGCGGGGGCCGCCTCCTCCCCCGCGCCGCCGCCCCCGCTGCCCGCCTTGCCCCTGGCtcgggaggaggcggcggcggtggcggaggaggacgaggaggaggaggaagaccccCCGTCCCGGACCCTGGTGCCCCGCTCCTCCCCGGTGCCCAGGCCCCAgcaccccgccgccgccgccggcgggggaagcagctcctcctcggGCGACGAGgacgaggagcagcagcagcagcagcccgagcAGCGCCCGCCCCCCCGCTTGCCAGGGCCCCTCTGCCCGCCGCCCCCGGCTGGCCCGCTCTCCCCGCATGGCCAAGGGCAGCAGCCCCCGCAGCATGTCCCCGCCACCGCTGCCATGGAGGAGCCCGCCCAGAACGCTGCAGGCCGGCACGTGCTCTTCGCCGATGCCCTGGGCCTGCCCTTGGCCCGCTGGCGGCGCTATCAGCCCTGGCCACCACCATCTCCTGAGTCCCCCCCTGAGGTGGTGCCCCCCTTGGCCTCTTCCCAGCCACCCTCCCATCCTACCCCCTACTTTCTGCCCTCTTTTGTGTTGCAACCGGCGGGGCAAGGTGAGGAGGAGAAGCTTGGGCGCCTGCGCCAGGCCAAGGTGGAGCTGGAAGAGCTGCTGCCCCCAGAGCCAGGGGAGCCCCGGGTCTTGCGTGGCACCGTGCGGGTGCTCAACGTTTCTTACCACAAGGCTGTGCACGTGCGGGCCAGCCGAGACCGGTGGCAGAGTCACCGGGACTACGCTGCCCTCTATATTCCAGGGGGTTCGCCAGACGGGGGCCTGACGGACCGCTTTGCTTTCCGCCTGGAATTTGGCGAtgaggatgaggaagaggaagaggaaggagggccCCGGCTTGACTTTGTGGTGCGCTACCAGACCGAGGAGGGCGTCTACTGGGCCAACAATGACGGCAGGAACTACAGTGTGGTACTGAAGGGGGCTGCACCTTCCCAGGGTGTGCCCAAGAGGTCTGGCAAAGAGGGCGAATCACGAAGACTCAAGAGCTGCATGAGGCCAATCAGAATCAG